The DNA segment TCTCCCGCCAGCCGGAGATCCTGGCGTACCTGCGCACCTGCGCCGAGCGCTTCGGCGTGATGCCGCACCTTCGCTTCGGCCACGAGGTGCAGCACAGCGCCTGGGACGAAGCGAACCAGCGCTGGCGCATCACCACCTCGCAGGGCGAGTTCACCGCGGACGTGCTCGTGGCGGGGATGGGGCCGCTCAGCGAGCCGCGCTTGCCGAGCGTGCCCGGGCTGGAGAGGTTTCGAGGACCCACGTTCCACTCGGCGCGCTGGGACACGAGCTTCGATCCTTCGGGCAAGCGCGTGGCCGTGGTGGGCACGGGCGCCTCGGCGATCCAGTTCGTGCCCGCCATTCAGCCGCAGGTGGCGAAGCTGCTCCTCTTCCAGCGCACGCCGCCGTGGATTGTCCCGCGCCGCGATCGGACCATCACGTCATTCGAGCGCTGGCTGTTCCGACATGTGCCTGGCCTGCAGCGCGCGATCCGCGCGACGCTCTTCACGCTCCGCGAGCTCCTGGTCTTCGGCTTCATGCGCCCGAAGACGATGCGCCTTCTCCAGAAGATCGCGCTGCGCTACTTGCAGAAGTCGATCCCCGATCCCGCCCTGCGCGCGCGATTGACGCCGCCGTACACCATGGGCTGCAAGCGCGTGCTCATCTCCAGCGACTACCTGCCCGCGCTCAACCAGCCGAACGTCGAGGTGCTCAGCGCGAGCTTGAGCGAAGTTCGGGAGCGCTCGGTCATCGCGAGCGACGGCACCGAGCGCGAGGTGGACGCGGTCATCTTCGGCACGGGCTTTCACGTGACCGATCCGCCGCTCGCGCCGCACGTGCGCGGCCGCGACGGCCGGACGCTGGCCGAGCACTGGCAAAAGAGCCCCAAGGCGCACGTGGGCACCACGGTGAGCGGCTTTCCGAACCTGTTCCTGCTGCTCGGGCCGAACACGGGCCTGGGCCACAACTCGGTGGTGCTCATGGCCGAGGCGCAGATCGAGCACGTGCTCGGCGCGTTGAGGCACATGCAGCGCGCAGGCGTCACCACCGTCGAGCCGCGGCCGGAGGCGCAGGCGCAATTCATCGCCGAGACCGACGCGCTGCTCGCGCCGACGGTTTGGAACGCCGGCGGCTGCTCGAGCTGGTACCTCGACGAGACCGGCCGCAACTCGACCATCTGGCCGGGCTTCATCACCGCGTTCCAGCGACGCGTGGAGCGCTTCCGTCCCGAGGAGTACCTGCTCGACAAGCGCGCGGAGCCAACCGGTGTTTGATCGACTCCAGAAGTTGCTCGACGTCGGCGAGTCGCGCGGCGCGCAACTGCTCACGGCGTTGCCCCGGAGCGTCCAGCGCGCGCTGTCGCTCCAGGCGCCGATTCGA comes from the Deltaproteobacteria bacterium genome and includes:
- a CDS encoding NAD(P)/FAD-dependent oxidoreductase, with amino-acid sequence MAIRLKQEGVHDFLIFERANDLGGTWRDNTYPGCACDVPSHLYSFSFAPNPDWTRAFSRQPEILAYLRTCAERFGVMPHLRFGHEVQHSAWDEANQRWRITTSQGEFTADVLVAGMGPLSEPRLPSVPGLERFRGPTFHSARWDTSFDPSGKRVAVVGTGASAIQFVPAIQPQVAKLLLFQRTPPWIVPRRDRTITSFERWLFRHVPGLQRAIRATLFTLRELLVFGFMRPKTMRLLQKIALRYLQKSIPDPALRARLTPPYTMGCKRVLISSDYLPALNQPNVEVLSASLSEVRERSVIASDGTEREVDAVIFGTGFHVTDPPLAPHVRGRDGRTLAEHWQKSPKAHVGTTVSGFPNLFLLLGPNTGLGHNSVVLMAEAQIEHVLGALRHMQRAGVTTVEPRPEAQAQFIAETDALLAPTVWNAGGCSSWYLDETGRNSTIWPGFITAFQRRVERFRPEEYLLDKRAEPTGV